From Vibrio crassostreae, one genomic window encodes:
- a CDS encoding 4'-phosphopantetheinyl transferase family protein — MENPVVDLWLCSLSDLRDDIGSKSHLKQTLTADEIAKVERYRVPSSQVQALYVRNYLRKVLSSYSDLMPEAWRFEYGEKGKPSLVAEQQLKTGLNFNISHSKEHLLVAVCQREGKRVQLGVDIEHARSSTNIDSIMKHYFSDKELADLLKLSKELQRERFFDLWALKESYIKAMGRGLATSLRSFSFDFSNLTEQTLPIHPSNFQPKLQDEIRFHGEISIYSGVGLDVTEQTDISTDWQCCLGRLDEQYRFAVTLGGNLLPMQIEMRTFPSSHLF, encoded by the coding sequence TTGGAAAACCCAGTGGTTGATTTGTGGCTATGTTCTTTGAGTGATTTGCGTGATGATATCGGCAGTAAGTCACACCTCAAACAGACACTTACGGCCGATGAAATAGCGAAAGTCGAGCGTTATCGAGTGCCCTCATCTCAAGTTCAAGCTCTGTATGTTCGTAACTACCTAAGAAAGGTGTTGTCGAGCTATTCTGATTTAATGCCTGAAGCGTGGCGGTTTGAATATGGTGAGAAAGGAAAGCCAAGTTTAGTCGCCGAACAGCAACTCAAGACGGGGTTAAATTTCAATATCAGTCATAGCAAAGAACATTTGTTAGTCGCGGTTTGCCAGAGAGAAGGGAAGCGAGTTCAACTGGGTGTCGATATCGAACATGCAAGAAGCTCGACCAATATCGATTCGATCATGAAGCACTATTTTTCAGATAAGGAATTGGCGGATTTACTTAAACTTAGTAAAGAGCTGCAGAGAGAGCGCTTTTTCGATCTATGGGCGCTGAAGGAGTCGTATATCAAAGCGATGGGCAGGGGGCTAGCCACATCGTTGCGAAGCTTTTCGTTTGATTTCTCCAATCTGACGGAGCAAACATTGCCAATTCACCCTTCGAATTTTCAACCAAAGTTGCAGGATGAAATTAGATTTCATGGTGAAATCAGCATATACAGTGGAGTTGGGTTGGATGTTACTGAGCAAACCGATATTTCTACAGATTGGCAATGTTGCTTAGGGCGGTTGGATGAGCAGTATCGCTTTGCGGTTACGCTCGGCGGAAATTTGCTACCGATGCAGATAGAGATGAGAACCTTTCCATCATCTCATCTCTTTTAA
- a CDS encoding type I polyketide synthase — protein sequence MSQPEKNTPESVDDTRLNKRLKDMPIAIVGMASMFANSRYLNKFWDLISEKIDAITEVPDTHWRPEDYYDSDRTTPDKSYCKRGGFIPEVDFNPMEFGLPPNILELTDTSQLLSLIVAKEVLEDAKLPEGYDRDKIGITLGVGGGQKIAQSLNARLQYPVLKKVFKSSGINDEDSEMLIKKFQDQYIHWEENSFPGSLGNVISGRIANRFDLGGINCVVDAACAGSLAAMRMALSELVEGRSEMMITGGVCTDNSPTMYMSFSKTPAFTTNETIQPFDIDSKGMMIGEGIGMVALKRLEDAERDGDRIYSVIKGVGSSSDGKFKSIYAPRPEGQAKALKRAYDDAGFAPHTLGLLEAHGTGTAAGDVAEFGGLNSVFSENNEEKQHIALGSVKSQIGHTKSTAGTAGLIKAALALHHKVLPPTINVSSPNPKLDIENSPFYLNTQTRPWMQRVDGTPRRAGISSFGFGGTNFHVVLEEYTPEHARGDKYRQRQVPQTLLFSAESRQALIDELKQVSTQAADAAFKLEALAEQHSLREVNDQHARLGLVVTDQADLQAQLTQAISMLESQTKTHWQMPNGTSYRESALIAENGAGKVAALFAGQGSQYLNMGRELACHYPEMRQQLAQADQVFGQHKKTALSQILFPIPTFTPEATKAQEAVLTNTANAQSAIGTVSMGQFDIMTQAGFKADMVAGHSFGELSALCASGVISQEDYYQLAFARGDTMAATPEQGDSGTMFAVILDADKLPAVESCISQFEGVSIANYNAPTQLVIAGPTATVQQAAQALTEQGFKAIALPVSGAFHTPLVAHAQKPFASAIDKASFSAPTLPLYSNATGKLYSKDAKAIKKAFKQHMLQSVRFSEQIEAMYEAGARVFVEFGPKNILQKLVEKTLADKNEELYAISINPSPKGDSDQQLRLAAVQLCVAGVSLDNIDPYQADIAEPAKASPMNIKLNATNYISPATRKKMDQSLASGNVTEKTEIVEVKVEVEKIVEKEVIKTEIVEVPVAAPQASNVQQSTAPAPSAQVATAAPQSQVVQTAPATIQPAAQVTVDESSLQSFFNAQQQAAEVHQQFLAIPQQYGDTFNTLMSEQAKMATAGVAIPENLQRSMEMFHQHQAETLKAHAHYLEMQAHSNNSALNMLTQGSVQTAQPTFVASVNAQPVIQAAPTAIVQEPVAQVQATPVQAAPVQAAPLQKTAAQQAPVQKAVPTPQVAAQAAAPVAAQPVPVKAQPAPVAAPVAVQSADAEKVMLEVVAEKTGYPTEMLDLEMDMEADLGIDSIKRVEILGTVQDEMPNLPELNPEDLAECRTLGEIVTYMNSKMPASAPVAAQPSATAPVQAANGLDAKVVQQTMLEVVAEKTGYPTEMLDLEMDMEADLGIDSIKRVEILGTVQDELPTLPELNPEDLAECRTLGEIVAYMNSKLPASAPVAVQTEVGAPAAANSGLDAAVVQKTMLEVVAEKTGYPTEMLDLAMDMEADLGIDSIKRVEILGTVQDELPTLPELNPEDLAECRTLGEIVDYMNSKLPASAPVAAQTSAPVQAVSNGLNAEQVQGTMLSVVADKTGYPTEMLDLAMDMEADLGIDSIKRVEILGTVQDQLPTLPELNPEDLAECRTLGEIVDYMNSKLGATATTSTEVAAATVESASNDLNPAHVQSTMMEVVADKTGYPAEMLDLAMDMEADLGIDSIKRVEILGTVQDQLPTLPELNPEDLAECRTLGEIVTYMQNKLSAAAPVATPKAESVTPIAETATAELPPHNEVALKKLPAADKLVDCFSKDACVVITDDGHNAGVLSEKLTANGIQVAVVRSALSAASPLNSEIASYTLNSVDDAGVTAVINDIETDLKTSNKVIAGFIHLQAIVDAKQSNEQAVNLNADSRASLTTAFLFAKHLNGQLNAVSGRSVFFTLSRIDGGFGYLDTKQLANAELNQAALSGLTKTLSHEWSNVFCRALDADASIDARHLAEAITGELFDIDTNTVEIGLSHAENGESGRATLIATTPGAAQTKNTGAQLTKSDKVLVTGGAKGVTFECALTLAKQCKSHFILAGRSKHITSAELPQWAQGKQEKELKPAATAHLQATGDKPTPKKVDALLKPVLSSLEINAALAAFNEIGASAEYLSLDVSNHESVAKTLANFDGITGLIHGAGVLADKHIQDKTLDELNMVYGTKVGGLEAVLGGLDSGKLKLIAMFSSAAGFYGNTGQSDYSMSNEILNKAALQLSARNPQAKVMSFNWGPWDGGMVNAALKRMFTERGVYVIPLQAGAELFSSQLLNETGIQLLVGTSMQGSDNKEAAVKKLNAESVHLAESPLNTSITVTRHLDPKALPFIQDHCIAGNPVLPTVCAIQWMREVAEQLLGVNVSVHNYKLLKGVIFDTDEVQELKLVLSSDAKSKDQLKAVISCQGRPQYQAQLQVASVQVSEDVQQASTKRFEASTSTPVTTAQALYSDGTLFHGPRLQGITSVERFDDLGLLAQCQLPQIENSDCGSFIPKQSFGDSQPFAEDYLLQAMLVWARLKYGAASLPSAIGEFVCYAPMHNGDQGWLELNVIKSTARSLQADISLYHQDGHLSAVMKGAKVTISKSLNDAFLPKSSSTVSKKESNKNAEKEQLT from the coding sequence ATGAGCCAACCCGAAAAAAATACCCCGGAATCAGTCGACGACACTCGACTTAATAAACGTCTTAAAGACATGCCTATTGCTATCGTTGGAATGGCAAGCATGTTTGCGAACTCTCGTTACTTAAACAAGTTCTGGGATTTGATCAGCGAAAAGATCGATGCAATTACCGAAGTGCCTGATACGCACTGGCGTCCAGAAGATTACTACGATTCAGATCGTACAACGCCAGACAAATCTTACTGTAAGCGCGGTGGTTTCATCCCAGAAGTTGACTTCAACCCTATGGAGTTCGGTCTTCCGCCAAATATCCTTGAACTGACTGATACGTCACAGCTGCTTTCTCTGATCGTGGCAAAAGAAGTACTTGAAGATGCGAAACTTCCTGAAGGTTACGATCGCGATAAGATCGGTATTACGCTCGGTGTGGGTGGTGGTCAGAAGATCGCTCAAAGCCTAAATGCTCGTCTTCAATACCCTGTTTTGAAAAAAGTCTTCAAGAGCAGTGGCATCAACGACGAAGACAGCGAAATGCTGATCAAAAAGTTCCAAGACCAATACATCCACTGGGAAGAGAACTCGTTCCCTGGTTCATTGGGTAACGTTATTTCAGGTCGTATTGCTAACCGCTTTGACCTTGGTGGCATTAACTGTGTAGTAGATGCTGCGTGTGCAGGTTCTCTAGCCGCAATGCGCATGGCTCTGAGTGAGCTGGTTGAAGGTCGCAGTGAAATGATGATCACAGGTGGTGTGTGTACTGATAACTCACCAACCATGTACATGAGTTTCTCGAAAACACCTGCATTTACCACTAATGAAACCATTCAACCTTTCGATATCGACTCCAAAGGCATGATGATTGGTGAAGGCATTGGCATGGTTGCTCTGAAACGTCTTGAAGATGCTGAGCGCGACGGCGACAGAATCTACTCGGTAATTAAAGGTGTCGGTTCTTCTTCGGATGGTAAGTTCAAGAGTATTTACGCGCCTCGCCCTGAAGGACAAGCAAAAGCACTAAAACGTGCTTACGATGATGCTGGTTTCGCACCGCACACGCTTGGCCTTTTAGAAGCGCACGGCACAGGTACCGCAGCAGGTGATGTGGCTGAATTTGGTGGCTTAAACTCGGTATTCAGTGAGAACAACGAAGAGAAGCAACACATTGCGTTAGGCTCTGTGAAATCTCAAATTGGTCACACCAAATCAACCGCAGGTACTGCAGGTTTAATCAAAGCTGCACTGGCACTACACCACAAAGTACTGCCGCCAACGATCAACGTGTCGAGCCCGAATCCTAAACTGGACATCGAGAACTCACCATTCTACCTAAACACACAAACGCGCCCTTGGATGCAACGTGTCGACGGCACACCGCGCCGTGCAGGTATCAGCTCATTCGGTTTTGGTGGCACTAACTTCCACGTTGTATTAGAAGAGTACACGCCAGAGCACGCTCGCGGTGACAAATACCGTCAGCGCCAAGTACCGCAAACTCTGTTGTTCAGCGCAGAATCTCGCCAAGCACTGATCGACGAGCTAAAACAGGTTTCAACTCAAGCTGCCGATGCTGCGTTCAAACTGGAAGCACTTGCTGAGCAACACTCTCTACGTGAAGTAAACGATCAGCATGCTCGTCTTGGTTTAGTCGTGACTGACCAAGCAGACCTTCAAGCGCAACTGACTCAAGCGATTTCTATGCTTGAGAGCCAAACCAAAACACATTGGCAGATGCCGAACGGTACTAGCTACCGTGAGTCAGCACTGATTGCTGAAAACGGTGCAGGTAAAGTCGCGGCACTATTTGCAGGTCAAGGTTCGCAATACCTCAACATGGGTCGCGAGCTTGCTTGTCATTACCCAGAAATGCGCCAACAGCTTGCTCAAGCGGATCAAGTATTTGGTCAGCACAAGAAGACGGCCTTATCGCAAATTCTGTTCCCAATTCCAACTTTCACACCAGAAGCAACCAAAGCTCAAGAAGCTGTGTTAACCAACACGGCCAATGCGCAAAGTGCAATTGGTACTGTGTCTATGGGTCAGTTCGACATCATGACTCAAGCTGGCTTCAAAGCAGATATGGTCGCAGGCCACAGCTTTGGTGAGCTAAGCGCGTTATGTGCATCGGGTGTTATCTCGCAAGAAGATTACTACCAGCTAGCTTTCGCTCGTGGCGATACGATGGCAGCGACACCTGAACAAGGCGACAGCGGTACTATGTTTGCAGTCATCCTAGATGCAGACAAACTTCCAGCCGTTGAAAGCTGCATCAGCCAATTTGAAGGCGTGAGTATTGCTAACTACAACGCTCCGACTCAACTGGTTATTGCAGGTCCAACTGCGACGGTTCAACAAGCAGCACAAGCGCTAACTGAACAAGGCTTCAAAGCGATTGCTCTGCCAGTTTCTGGGGCTTTCCACACACCGCTTGTTGCTCACGCTCAAAAACCATTTGCTTCTGCAATTGATAAAGCTTCATTCAGCGCTCCAACACTGCCGCTTTACTCAAATGCAACGGGCAAGCTGTACAGCAAAGACGCTAAAGCGATTAAGAAAGCATTCAAACAGCACATGCTGCAATCGGTTCGTTTCAGCGAGCAAATTGAAGCGATGTATGAAGCAGGCGCGCGTGTATTCGTTGAGTTCGGTCCGAAAAACATTCTTCAAAAGCTGGTTGAGAAAACATTGGCTGATAAGAACGAAGAGCTTTACGCAATCAGTATCAACCCAAGCCCTAAAGGCGACAGTGACCAACAGCTTCGTTTAGCTGCAGTTCAACTATGCGTGGCAGGTGTTTCATTAGACAACATTGACCCTTACCAAGCTGACATTGCTGAACCTGCGAAGGCATCACCAATGAACATCAAGCTGAATGCAACCAACTACATCAGCCCTGCTACTCGTAAGAAAATGGATCAATCATTGGCTTCGGGCAACGTCACCGAAAAGACTGAGATTGTTGAAGTGAAAGTTGAAGTCGAGAAAATCGTGGAAAAAGAAGTGATTAAAACAGAAATCGTTGAAGTACCTGTGGCTGCTCCTCAAGCTTCAAATGTACAACAGTCAACTGCTCCAGCACCAAGTGCACAAGTAGCAACAGCTGCTCCACAATCACAAGTGGTTCAAACTGCCCCAGCAACTATTCAGCCAGCAGCTCAAGTAACGGTAGATGAGTCTTCATTGCAGTCGTTCTTCAATGCTCAACAACAAGCAGCAGAAGTACATCAGCAGTTCCTTGCGATTCCTCAGCAATACGGTGACACGTTCAACACCCTAATGTCTGAGCAAGCGAAAATGGCAACAGCAGGCGTAGCAATTCCTGAAAACCTACAACGTTCTATGGAGATGTTCCACCAGCACCAAGCAGAGACGCTAAAAGCTCACGCTCATTACCTAGAGATGCAAGCGCACAGCAACAACTCAGCACTTAATATGCTGACGCAAGGTTCAGTACAAACGGCACAACCAACCTTCGTTGCGTCAGTAAATGCTCAACCAGTGATTCAAGCGGCTCCAACAGCTATCGTTCAAGAACCTGTAGCTCAAGTACAAGCGACTCCTGTACAAGCCGCGCCAGTTCAAGCTGCACCGCTTCAAAAGACAGCAGCTCAGCAAGCTCCAGTACAGAAAGCCGTTCCTACACCACAAGTAGCGGCTCAAGCGGCAGCGCCTGTTGCAGCTCAACCTGTGCCAGTTAAAGCGCAACCGGCTCCTGTGGCTGCACCAGTGGCAGTACAATCAGCCGATGCTGAAAAAGTGATGCTAGAAGTGGTCGCTGAGAAAACGGGTTACCCAACGGAAATGCTTGATCTAGAAATGGACATGGAAGCAGACCTTGGTATCGACTCAATCAAGCGCGTAGAGATCCTTGGTACCGTTCAAGACGAAATGCCGAACCTACCAGAGCTGAACCCTGAAGATTTAGCTGAATGTCGTACTCTTGGTGAAATCGTTACCTACATGAACAGCAAGATGCCAGCATCAGCGCCTGTGGCAGCACAACCAAGCGCAACTGCTCCTGTTCAAGCTGCTAACGGTCTTGATGCAAAAGTCGTTCAACAAACCATGCTAGAAGTGGTTGCTGAGAAGACCGGTTACCCAACGGAAATGCTTGATCTAGAAATGGATATGGAAGCAGACCTTGGTATCGACTCAATTAAACGTGTTGAGATTCTTGGTACGGTTCAAGATGAACTGCCTACTCTTCCAGAGCTAAACCCTGAAGATTTAGCTGAGTGTCGCACTCTTGGCGAAATTGTTGCTTACATGAACAGCAAGCTCCCAGCTTCTGCACCAGTTGCAGTACAAACGGAAGTAGGTGCGCCAGCAGCAGCTAACAGCGGTCTAGATGCGGCTGTCGTTCAAAAAACCATGTTAGAAGTAGTGGCAGAGAAGACGGGCTACCCGACTGAAATGCTAGACCTAGCAATGGATATGGAAGCTGACCTTGGTATCGATTCAATCAAACGTGTTGAAATCCTAGGTACGGTTCAAGACGAGCTACCGACTCTTCCAGAGCTAAATCCTGAAGACCTCGCTGAGTGTCGTACTCTAGGCGAAATCGTAGACTACATGAACAGTAAGCTTCCAGCTTCTGCTCCAGTAGCAGCTCAAACATCTGCACCAGTGCAAGCAGTATCAAACGGTTTAAACGCAGAACAAGTTCAAGGCACAATGCTGAGCGTAGTGGCTGATAAAACGGGCTACCCAACAGAAATGCTAGACCTAGCAATGGACATGGAAGCAGACCTTGGCATCGACTCAATCAAACGTGTTGAGATCCTTGGTACGGTTCAAGACCAGCTACCAACATTGCCAGAGCTGAATCCTGAAGACCTGGCTGAGTGTCGTACTCTGGGTGAAATCGTTGACTACATGAATAGTAAGCTAGGCGCTACTGCTACTACGAGTACAGAAGTCGCTGCAGCAACTGTAGAAAGCGCGAGCAACGACCTAAACCCTGCTCACGTTCAATCAACAATGATGGAAGTGGTTGCCGACAAAACAGGTTACCCAGCAGAAATGCTCGACCTAGCGATGGACATGGAAGCAGACCTTGGTATCGACTCAATCAAACGTGTTGAGATTTTAGGTACAGTTCAAGACCAGCTACCAACGCTGCCAGAACTAAACCCTGAAGACCTAGCTGAGTGTCGTACGCTTGGTGAAATCGTTACCTACATGCAAAACAAGCTATCCGCTGCTGCACCCGTAGCGACTCCAAAAGCTGAATCAGTAACGCCTATCGCAGAAACAGCGACAGCGGAACTTCCTCCACACAATGAGGTAGCGCTAAAAAAGCTACCAGCGGCAGATAAACTCGTCGATTGTTTCTCAAAAGACGCTTGTGTCGTGATCACAGATGATGGTCACAACGCCGGTGTTCTATCAGAAAAGTTGACCGCTAACGGCATTCAAGTTGCTGTAGTGCGTAGTGCTCTTTCTGCCGCGTCACCTTTAAACAGTGAAATCGCAAGCTACACACTCAACAGCGTCGATGATGCTGGTGTGACTGCGGTTATTAACGACATCGAAACAGACCTTAAAACGTCGAACAAAGTGATTGCTGGCTTCATTCACCTACAAGCTATCGTTGATGCTAAACAAAGCAACGAGCAAGCGGTTAACTTGAATGCAGACTCAAGAGCTTCGCTGACGACAGCGTTCTTATTCGCGAAGCACCTAAATGGCCAACTGAATGCGGTTTCTGGTCGCAGCGTATTCTTCACGCTAAGCCGTATCGATGGTGGCTTTGGTTACCTAGATACTAAGCAACTAGCGAATGCAGAACTTAACCAAGCGGCTCTATCTGGTCTAACTAAGACACTGAGCCATGAATGGTCAAACGTGTTCTGCCGTGCATTGGATGCTGACGCTTCTATTGATGCTCGTCACCTAGCTGAAGCTATCACAGGCGAACTGTTCGATATCGATACCAACACGGTTGAAATCGGCCTTAGCCATGCAGAAAACGGTGAATCTGGTCGTGCAACATTGATTGCTACAACACCAGGTGCAGCACAAACTAAAAACACAGGCGCTCAACTCACCAAGAGCGATAAAGTTCTCGTAACTGGTGGCGCTAAAGGCGTGACGTTTGAATGTGCACTGACGCTTGCTAAGCAATGTAAATCTCATTTCATTCTTGCAGGTCGTAGTAAGCATATTACTTCAGCTGAGCTACCTCAGTGGGCACAAGGCAAGCAAGAGAAAGAGCTAAAACCAGCGGCTACCGCTCACCTACAAGCAACAGGTGACAAACCAACACCGAAAAAAGTTGATGCCTTGCTAAAACCGGTATTGAGCAGCCTTGAAATCAACGCAGCACTTGCCGCTTTCAACGAGATTGGCGCGAGCGCTGAATACCTAAGTCTAGATGTGTCGAACCATGAGTCTGTAGCGAAAACACTGGCGAATTTCGACGGCATCACGGGGCTAATCCACGGCGCAGGTGTACTGGCTGACAAACACATTCAAGACAAAACGCTTGATGAACTGAACATGGTTTACGGCACCAAAGTGGGTGGACTAGAAGCGGTTCTTGGTGGTCTTGATAGCGGCAAGTTAAAACTGATTGCGATGTTCTCTTCGGCGGCGGGTTTCTATGGAAACACAGGCCAAAGCGATTACTCGATGTCTAACGAGATCCTAAACAAAGCGGCTCTACAACTGTCTGCGCGTAACCCTCAAGCGAAAGTAATGAGCTTCAACTGGGGACCGTGGGACGGCGGCATGGTAAACGCAGCACTGAAACGTATGTTTACAGAGCGTGGTGTGTACGTAATTCCTCTTCAGGCAGGTGCAGAACTGTTTAGCTCTCAACTACTGAACGAAACTGGCATTCAACTGCTGGTTGGTACGAGCATGCAAGGTTCTGACAACAAGGAAGCTGCTGTAAAAAAGCTTAATGCGGAGTCTGTGCATCTTGCAGAGAGTCCGCTGAATACAAGCATCACTGTGACACGTCATCTTGATCCTAAGGCATTGCCTTTCATTCAAGATCACTGCATTGCCGGTAACCCAGTGTTACCGACAGTGTGTGCCATCCAATGGATGCGTGAAGTGGCTGAGCAACTGTTAGGGGTGAACGTTAGCGTTCACAACTACAAACTGCTTAAGGGTGTAATTTTTGATACTGATGAAGTGCAAGAGCTGAAGCTGGTTCTTTCCTCTGATGCTAAATCAAAAGATCAGCTAAAAGCGGTGATCAGTTGCCAAGGGCGACCACAGTATCAAGCTCAGTTGCAAGTTGCCTCTGTGCAAGTGTCTGAAGATGTTCAACAAGCGTCGACAAAACGTTTTGAAGCTAGCACTTCAACACCTGTAACAACGGCACAAGCTCTATACAGTGACGGCACTCTGTTTCACGGACCAAGACTGCAAGGTATTACTTCAGTCGAACGCTTTGACGACTTAGGCTTATTGGCTCAATGCCAGTTGCCTCAGATTGAAAACAGCGACTGCGGATCATTTATTCCGAAGCAAAGTTTTGGTGATAGCCAGCCATTTGCAGAAGATTATCTGTTGCAAGCCATGTTGGTATGGGCTCGATTGAAATACGGCGCGGCAAGCCTACCGTCTGCAATTGGTGAGTTTGTTTGTTACGCACCGATGCACAATGGTGACCAAGGTTGGCTAGAGCTGAACGTGATAAAAAGCACGGCTCGTTCGCTGCAAGCTGATATCTCGCTTTACCACCAAGATGGTCATTTAAGCGCAGTAATGAAAGGTGCCAAAGTCACCATCAGCAAGAGTTTAAATGACGCATTTTTGCCGAAGTCTAGCTCAACAGTATCGAAGAAAGAGTCTAATAAGAACGCAGAAAAGGAGCAATTGACATAG
- a CDS encoding PfaB family protein: MTVPINKAMPLRIALLAQPTNAAELSAGLSPSLPEMMTVVVDGSFNQALTQAIEAVNQGSVVKLCLDSHTLSLVMLSALTAAQNKIHPHANLASFADAATADSVQLALDIARRPATDLNHQQQHSALSASQQFDELLNMVNAIASRSLPSHSLANNYWFTEPNKARVASLTFNDDSQKATSLILTQATGLQEPKPLLSSDRLMFVVSGNGQAELFSQLTYLREELKCISDSADSEIAIATLMHSNLSHFQSIQHNAGLNANIVIQAASIEAAIQEITALENALPKVMADNSHYKTPAGSCFSPMPQSKGGVAFVYPGVGTVYPGMLREFHQYFPQLFARLEREGNLKEMLQAEKTYAEDSQEMSLSELAIAGVGSSYLLTQLLCDEFKVQPDFALGYSKGEASMWASLNVWKNPHALIEMTQTSPIFTTAISGELTAVRQDWQLNIDESIQWNSFVVRSDAQAIEALLPEFPRAYLAIIQGDTCVLAGCESTCRALLKKLGKRGIAANRVTAMHTTPALSQHNQVREFYTQPLFDELPKHIRFISAAGLPTGAPINIDSDSIALSIADTFCSTLDFTALIQSARQQGARLFVEVGADRQTSTLIDKINRSDSVADQYCSIASNAKGGDDIVTLIKCIGQLITHQIPLSVEPLIQGLEQQITTAMQFSGVSQGSAVNHQGELV, translated from the coding sequence GTGACTGTTCCTATTAATAAAGCGATGCCATTGCGCATCGCTCTTTTAGCTCAGCCAACAAATGCGGCTGAGCTTTCTGCCGGCTTATCACCTTCGCTTCCTGAGATGATGACTGTTGTGGTTGATGGCAGTTTTAATCAAGCGCTTACTCAAGCGATTGAGGCAGTCAATCAAGGTAGTGTTGTTAAACTTTGTTTGGATTCTCACACTCTATCATTGGTGATGTTGAGTGCACTGACCGCTGCTCAAAACAAGATTCACCCACACGCGAATTTAGCGAGTTTTGCAGATGCAGCTACCGCAGATAGCGTTCAGCTTGCTCTGGATATTGCACGCCGCCCCGCGACAGATTTAAACCATCAACAGCAACACTCAGCACTCTCTGCTTCGCAGCAGTTTGATGAATTATTGAATATGGTGAATGCGATAGCGAGCCGTTCATTGCCGAGCCATTCATTAGCTAATAATTACTGGTTCACTGAGCCGAACAAAGCACGTGTTGCTTCATTGACCTTTAATGACGATAGCCAAAAAGCCACAAGCCTGATATTGACTCAAGCAACCGGTTTGCAAGAACCAAAGCCACTGCTATCGAGCGATCGTTTGATGTTCGTGGTTTCTGGCAATGGCCAAGCTGAATTGTTTTCTCAGCTAACCTACTTGAGAGAAGAGCTTAAATGCATTAGCGATTCAGCGGACAGCGAAATTGCTATCGCAACCTTAATGCATTCAAACCTAAGTCACTTCCAAAGCATTCAGCACAATGCTGGCCTTAACGCGAACATCGTGATTCAGGCGGCTTCAATTGAGGCTGCAATACAAGAGATCACAGCGCTAGAAAATGCGTTGCCAAAAGTAATGGCTGACAATAGCCACTACAAAACGCCAGCAGGCAGTTGTTTCTCACCGATGCCTCAAAGCAAAGGTGGCGTTGCATTTGTTTACCCTGGTGTTGGCACGGTTTATCCCGGCATGTTGCGCGAGTTTCATCAATATTTCCCACAGTTATTTGCTCGTTTAGAGCGCGAAGGTAACTTGAAAGAGATGCTGCAGGCTGAGAAAACCTACGCTGAAGACTCGCAAGAAATGTCGCTTAGTGAGTTGGCAATTGCCGGTGTCGGCAGTAGTTATCTGTTAACACAACTGTTATGTGATGAATTCAAAGTGCAGCCAGATTTCGCCTTGGGTTACTCCAAGGGTGAAGCCTCCATGTGGGCCAGCTTGAATGTTTGGAAAAACCCACATGCGCTGATTGAGATGACTCAAACCAGTCCGATCTTCACCACGGCTATTTCTGGCGAACTCACCGCAGTGCGTCAAGATTGGCAGCTGAACATCGACGAAAGCATCCAATGGAATAGCTTTGTGGTTCGCAGTGATGCACAAGCAATTGAGGCTCTGTTACCTGAGTTTCCACGTGCTTATCTCGCTATCATCCAAGGTGACACCTGCGTACTGGCTGGCTGTGAAAGCACATGTCGTGCTCTGCTCAAAAAACTGGGTAAGCGTGGCATTGCCGCGAACCGTGTTACTGCAATGCACACCACACCAGCGTTAAGCCAGCATAACCAAGTGCGAGAGTTTTACACGCAACCACTGTTCGACGAGTTGCCAAAGCATATCCGCTTTATCAGCGCAGCAGGTCTACCGACTGGCGCCCCAATCAATATCGACAGCGATAGTATCGCCCTTTCGATTGCCGACACCTTCTGTTCAACGCTCGATTTCACCGCGTTGATCCAGAGTGCGCGTCAACAAGGTGCTCGTCTGTTCGTTGAAGTGGGTGCCGATCGTCAAACCAGCACATTGATCGATAAGATCAACCGCAGCGACAGCGTAGCAGACCAGTACTGCTCAATCGCTTCCAATGCCAAAGGCGGTGACGATATTGTCACGCTCATCAAATGCATTGGTCAGCTCATTACTCATCAAATTCCACTGTCTGTCGAGCCACTTATTCAAGGGCTAGAACAACAGATCACCACCGCTATGCAATTCAGTGGTGTGTCTCAAGGCAGCGCAGTGAATCATCAAGGAGAGCTAGTATGA
- a CDS encoding thioesterase family protein, with protein MSQVYHHPVQIYYEDTDHSGVVYHPNFLKYFERAREHVLGSDKLATLWNEHGLGFAVYKANMTFQDGVEFAEICDIRTSFELDGKYKTLWRQEVWRKDATKPAVIGDIEMVCLDKDKQLQPVPAEVLKAMLGETS; from the coding sequence ATGAGTCAGGTCTACCATCACCCAGTACAAATTTACTATGAAGATACCGATCACTCAGGTGTGGTTTATCACCCTAACTTTCTTAAATACTTCGAGCGTGCGCGCGAACATGTCTTGGGCAGCGATAAACTGGCGACCTTGTGGAATGAGCACGGATTAGGTTTTGCGGTGTATAAAGCCAACATGACTTTCCAAGATGGGGTTGAGTTCGCTGAGATTTGCGATATCAGAACCTCTTTTGAACTCGATGGAAAATACAAAACGCTATGGCGACAAGAAGTGTGGCGCAAAGATGCCACTAAGCCTGCTGTGATTGGTGATATTGAAATGGTCTGCCTTGATAAAGACAAGCAACTTCAGCCTGTACCCGCTGAAGTATTAAAAGCGATGCTTGGCGAAACGAGCTAA